Within the Clostridium scatologenes genome, the region AAGTAGATCATATTGGAATTGCTGTAAAAGACTTAGAAGTTGCTAAAGAGTTTTATACTAAAAAATTAGGTATGGAAGTAAATGGAGAAGAAGTAATTGACTCGCAACATGTTAAAGTTTGCTTTATTCCTAGTGGTGATAGTGAATTAGAACTTCTTGAGTCTACATCAATAGATGGTCCAATTGCTAAATTCATTGAAAAAAATGGTCAAGGAATTCAGCATATTGCTATTAATGTAGATAACATTGAAAATGCTTTAGCTGATCTGAAAGCTAAAGATGTTAGACTAATCGATGAGGTTCCACGTTATGGTGCTGGTGGTGCAAGTATTGCTTTTGTTCATCCTAAATCTACTGGTGGTATTTTACTGGAATTAACACAACGTAAATAAATATCGAGATATTATCTAAGATTCTAATTTAAATTTGCTAAGTAGAGCCTTTCTCAATAAATTAGACATAACAGAGAGTAAGTGTTTTTACAAAAAGTTTTAAAATCTTTTAAATTTAAATGCCTATATTAGATTGTTGGCACTAGTATTGCAATGTTAGTGCCAATAAGTTAATATCATTTTTTGTATTTGAAAAATACAAACAGAATTTTATTAGAATTAAATGGATGGAATTATTATAGGAGGTTTCTAAATGGCTATTGATAAGATTAAAGAGTTACATGAACTAAAATATAAGATATCACTAGGCGGAGGAGAAAAAAGAATAAGTAAGCAGCATGCATTAGGTAAACTTACAGCAAGAGAAAGAATTAATCTTTTACTAGATGAGTCAAGCTTTATTGAAATAGATGGATTTGTAAAGCATAGATGTACAGACTTTGGTATGGAAACTAAAGAGGCACCTGGAGAAGGCGTAGTTACAGGTTATGGTACAGTAAATGGTAGAATTGTATATGTATTTGCACAAGACTTTACTGTAATGGGTGGTTCTTTAGGAGAAATGCATGCTAAGAAAATAAGTAAAGTGCTAGATTTGGCCATGAAAGTTGGGGCTCCAGTGATTGGCATGAATGATTCAGGTGGAGCTAGAATACAAGAAGGGGTAGATGCATTATCAGGGTATGGAGAAATATTCTATAGAAATGCAATAGCTTCAGGAGTTATACCTCAAATATCTGTTATCATGGGACCATGTGCAGGAGGAGCAGTATATTCTCCAGCTCTTACAGACTTTATATTTATGGTAGATAAAACTAGTCAAATGTTTCTAACAGGACCTCAGGTTATAAAGACAGTTACAGGTGAAGAAGTGACAGCAGAAGAATTAGGAGGAGCCAAGGTACATAATAGTATAAGCGGCGTGGCTCATTTTATGGCTAAGAATGAAGAAGAGTGCATAAAAGAGATAAGAAGATTACTTAGCTTCTTACCATCAAATAATCTAGAGACTGCACCAATAGTATCAACAGAGGATGATCCAAATAGAATAGAAGATAAGCTAAATAGTATATTACCAGAGAATCTAAGAAAGCCTTATAATATGTTAGAAATCATAAAAACAATAGTTGATGACGGAGATTTCATGAATGTACAATCAAAATTTGCTAAAAATGTTATAACAGGTTTTGCAAGACTAAATGGTTCAAGCATTGGAATTGTAGCAAACCAACCAAAGGAATTAGCTGGCTGTCTTAATATAAATGCATCAGATAAAATTGCAAGATTTATTAGAACATGTGATGCGTTTAATATACCTATACTTACCTTAGTTGATGTGCCAGGATGTCTACCAGGATTAAAACAAGAATATGGTGGAGTCATAAGACATGGAGCTAAAGTGTTATATGCTTATTCAGAAGCAACTGTTCCAAAGATTACAGTTATTATAAGAAAAGGATATGGTGGATCATATGATGCAATGGGAAGCAAAGAATTAGGAGCTGATATTGTATACGCATGGCCTCAAGCGGAGATAGCTGTAATGGGACCAGAAGGAGCCGCTAGTGTAATATTTAAAAAAGACATAAATAATTCAGAAAATCCTGAACAAACTAGGATTGAGAAAATTCAAGAATACAAGGATAAATTAGTAACCCCTTATATTGCAGCAAGTAGGGGATTTATTGATGATGTAATAGAACCATCAACTACAAGACCAATGCTAGTAAATGCACTTAAAATGCTTTCAAATAAGAAAGAAACAAGACCATTTAAAAAACATGGTAACTTACCGTTATAATAGAGACAAACTAATGTCAATTAATGCTTGCTTAGTTTAATATTTTTGTTTGTGAAATAAC harbors:
- the mce gene encoding methylmalonyl-CoA epimerase, whose product is MFNVLKVDHIGIAVKDLEVAKEFYTKKLGMEVNGEEVIDSQHVKVCFIPSGDSELELLESTSIDGPIAKFIEKNGQGIQHIAINVDNIENALADLKAKDVRLIDEVPRYGAGGASIAFVHPKSTGGILLELTQRK
- a CDS encoding acyl-CoA carboxylase subunit beta — encoded protein: MAIDKIKELHELKYKISLGGGEKRISKQHALGKLTARERINLLLDESSFIEIDGFVKHRCTDFGMETKEAPGEGVVTGYGTVNGRIVYVFAQDFTVMGGSLGEMHAKKISKVLDLAMKVGAPVIGMNDSGGARIQEGVDALSGYGEIFYRNAIASGVIPQISVIMGPCAGGAVYSPALTDFIFMVDKTSQMFLTGPQVIKTVTGEEVTAEELGGAKVHNSISGVAHFMAKNEEECIKEIRRLLSFLPSNNLETAPIVSTEDDPNRIEDKLNSILPENLRKPYNMLEIIKTIVDDGDFMNVQSKFAKNVITGFARLNGSSIGIVANQPKELAGCLNINASDKIARFIRTCDAFNIPILTLVDVPGCLPGLKQEYGGVIRHGAKVLYAYSEATVPKITVIIRKGYGGSYDAMGSKELGADIVYAWPQAEIAVMGPEGAASVIFKKDINNSENPEQTRIEKIQEYKDKLVTPYIAASRGFIDDVIEPSTTRPMLVNALKMLSNKKETRPFKKHGNLPL